The genomic region GATCCGGGCGGTGGAGATCTCGGTCGATATAGTCAAGCAACAATAAGATTACGAACTGGAAGGCGAGCCGGCATTGCGCCGGCATTGCGACAGTGCGCGGCCTGTTGCCCACCGAATCATGCCGATGATTTCGTAGCGAAATCATCGGCAGCAATTCATGGCGGGCGGCATGTCGTTCGTGAGTTGAAGAGACATGCCGCGACGCCATTTGCAGCCATTGCAGCAGGCTAGTACGTGACCGGCGGCACGACGATTCGAACAATCTGGCCCAATCCGACCGGCGGCGGCCCGAAGCCGACATTGGAAACATAGAGAGCGCCGTCAGGTCCGAACGTCATGGCAGTTGGGAGAAACAATCCAGTGGCGATTTCCTCGAGACCGCTATCCGTAACGCGAAGGACCTTTCCGGTACCCGGTGTGGGGAATGGATTACCGGTGGTGTTTTCGAGGATGTACATGTAGCCCGCGTGATCAAAAGCCACACCGAGCACGGTTGTCACGTCCGTAACAACGGTCTGGATATGGCCGCTCGGCGTAATTTTCAGAATCTTTGACGAACCCTCTTCGATCGGGAACGTGTTCAAATTCCCGACATAGAAATTTCCGTGGTAAGCAATTGCTGAAGGCACAATGTGACCCTGGCTTGCTGAAATATCGGCAATCCTGCGAATGGTTCCATCCGGCGAAACCGCGTCCAGCTCCCCGTGATTCGGCTCCACCGCGTACAATTCTCCGCGCACCGCGACCATGCTGTACCAGGTACCATCCGGTTCAAAGTCGTCCGGATTGGGGTCCGCGACCGGGTGCGCTTTCTGGTAAGCGCTCAGGTCGGCGATCATGGCCCAGGTGCC from Terriglobia bacterium harbors:
- a CDS encoding ScyD/ScyE family protein; translation: MKLFPWLKICAGAALLATVCLVTVHAQSPSPNVTVFAKGLNNPRGLTFGPDGYLYVAEGGAGGTASTVGTCDQVIAPVGPYTGGYTSRISKIDANGNRTTVIDGLPSSQTSPDQGNLVSGVADVAFIGNTLYALTAGSGCSHGLAGTTNGIFRVNTNGTWAMIADLSAYQKAHPVADPNPDDFEPDGTWYSMVAVRGELYAVEPNHGELDAVSPDGTIRRIADISASQGHIVPSAIAYHGNFYVGNLNTFPIEEGSSKILKITPSGHIQTVVTDVTTVLGVAFDHAGYMYILENTTGNPFPTPGTGKVLRVTDSGLEEIATGLFLPTAMTFGPDGALYVSNVGFGPPPVGLGQIVRIVVPPVTY